One part of the Segnochrobactrum spirostomi genome encodes these proteins:
- the groL gene encoding chaperonin GroEL (60 kDa chaperone family; promotes refolding of misfolded polypeptides especially under stressful conditions; forms two stacked rings of heptamers to form a barrel-shaped 14mer; ends can be capped by GroES; misfolded proteins enter the barrel where they are refolded when GroES binds), with the protein MAAKDVKFSIDARDRMLRGVDTLANAVKVTLGPKGRNVVIEKSFGAPRITKDGVTVAKEIELEDKFENLGAQLVREVASKTNDLAGDGTTTATVLAQAIVKEGAKAVAAGINPMDLKRGIDLAVEAIVADLKSKARKVTTNEEIEQVGTISANGDQEVGRFLAEAVKKVGNEGVITVEEAKSLDTELEVVEGMQFDRGYLSPYFVTDAEKMRVELEDAFILIHEKKLSSLQALLPVLEAVVQSSKPLVIVAEDVEGEALATLVVNKLRGGLKIAAVKAPGFGDRRKAMLEDIAILTGGTVISEDLGIKLENVTLDLLGRAKKVVITKEDTTIVDGVGEKSDIEARVSQIKAQIEETTSDYDREKLQERLAKLAGGVAVIRVGGATEVEVKEKKDRVDDALHATRAAVEEGILPGGGLALLRALKALESVKPGNDDQKVGVEIVRRAVQAPARQIAINAGADGSIVVGKLLEKDELAYGWNAQTGEFGDLFKIGVIDPAKVVRTALQNAASVSSLLITTEALIAEKPKKDAPALPAGGGMGGMGGMDF; encoded by the coding sequence ATGGCTGCCAAGGACGTAAAGTTTTCCATCGACGCTCGTGACCGCATGCTGCGCGGCGTCGACACCCTCGCCAACGCGGTGAAGGTGACCCTCGGCCCGAAGGGCCGCAACGTCGTCATCGAGAAGTCGTTCGGCGCTCCCCGCATCACCAAGGACGGTGTGACGGTGGCGAAGGAGATCGAGCTCGAGGACAAGTTCGAGAATCTCGGCGCCCAGCTCGTCCGTGAGGTCGCCTCCAAGACCAACGACCTCGCCGGCGACGGCACCACGACCGCCACGGTTCTCGCCCAGGCGATCGTGAAGGAAGGCGCCAAGGCGGTTGCCGCCGGCATCAACCCGATGGACCTGAAGCGCGGCATCGACCTCGCCGTCGAGGCGATCGTTGCCGATCTCAAGTCGAAGGCCCGCAAGGTCACGACCAACGAAGAGATCGAGCAGGTCGGCACCATCTCCGCGAACGGCGACCAGGAAGTCGGTCGGTTCCTCGCCGAGGCGGTGAAGAAGGTCGGCAACGAGGGCGTCATCACCGTCGAAGAGGCGAAGTCGCTCGACACCGAACTCGAAGTCGTCGAGGGCATGCAGTTCGATCGCGGCTACCTGTCGCCCTACTTCGTGACCGATGCCGAGAAGATGCGCGTCGAGCTCGAGGACGCCTTCATCCTCATCCACGAGAAGAAGCTGTCCTCCCTCCAGGCGCTGCTTCCGGTTCTCGAGGCGGTCGTCCAGTCGTCGAAGCCGCTCGTGATCGTGGCCGAGGACGTCGAGGGCGAGGCGCTCGCCACGCTCGTCGTCAACAAGCTGCGCGGCGGTCTCAAGATCGCGGCCGTGAAGGCGCCGGGCTTCGGTGATCGCCGCAAGGCGATGCTCGAGGACATCGCGATCCTCACCGGCGGCACGGTCATCTCCGAAGACCTCGGCATCAAGCTCGAGAACGTGACGCTCGACCTGCTCGGCCGCGCCAAGAAGGTCGTCATCACGAAGGAAGACACCACGATCGTGGACGGCGTCGGCGAGAAGTCCGACATCGAGGCCCGCGTTTCGCAGATCAAGGCGCAGATCGAGGAGACCACCTCGGACTACGACCGTGAGAAGCTGCAGGAGCGTCTGGCCAAGCTCGCGGGCGGCGTCGCGGTGATCCGCGTCGGCGGCGCGACCGAGGTCGAGGTGAAGGAGAAGAAGGACCGCGTCGACGACGCGCTGCACGCGACCCGCGCGGCCGTCGAGGAAGGCATCCTCCCGGGTGGCGGTCTCGCGCTCCTGCGCGCGCTCAAGGCCCTCGAGTCCGTGAAGCCGGGCAACGACGACCAGAAGGTCGGCGTCGAGATCGTTCGCCGCGCCGTCCAGGCGCCGGCCCGTCAGATCGCCATCAATGCCGGCGCCGACGGTTCGATCGTGGTCGGCAAGCTCCTCGAGAAGGACGAACTGGCGTACGGCTGGAATGCCCAGACCGGCGAGTTCGGCGATCTCTTCAAGATCGGCGTCATCGACCCGGCCAAGGTGGTGCGCACCGCGCTCCAGAACGCCGCGTCGGTGTCCTCGCTCCTCATCACCACCGAGGCGCTGATCGCCGAGAAGCCGAAGAAGGACGCTCCGGCGCTCCCGGCCGGCGGCGGCATGGGCGGCATGGGTGGCATGGACTTCTGA
- the recO gene encoding DNA repair protein RecO, protein MEWHDEGIVLTTRPLGERDVVVELMTAAHGRHLGLVRGGRSRRLQPVLQPSNTVDCRWRARLDEQLGAFAIEPITGRAGTIMESAVASFGLATLSAHLRHLPERDPHPGLYSAFTIVLDHLDTPAVAGALMVRFEMALLEELGFGLDVSRCAVSGETSDLTHVSPKTGRAVGRVVAEPYLDRLLPLPRFLIDRGMNADPDLDDIRAGLGLTGHFLDRHLNEPRGILMPRAREHFLAALAKALPVESSR, encoded by the coding sequence ATGGAATGGCATGACGAAGGCATCGTGCTGACGACCCGCCCGCTCGGCGAGCGGGATGTCGTCGTCGAGCTGATGACCGCCGCCCACGGCCGCCATCTCGGTCTCGTGCGCGGCGGGCGCTCGCGGCGGCTTCAGCCGGTTCTCCAGCCGAGCAACACGGTCGATTGCCGCTGGCGCGCCCGCCTCGACGAACAGCTCGGCGCCTTCGCGATCGAGCCGATCACCGGCCGCGCCGGCACCATCATGGAGAGCGCGGTGGCGAGCTTCGGCCTCGCGACGCTTTCCGCCCATCTCCGCCACCTGCCGGAGCGCGATCCCCATCCCGGGCTCTATTCGGCGTTCACGATCGTGCTCGATCATCTCGACACCCCGGCAGTCGCCGGCGCGCTGATGGTGCGTTTCGAGATGGCGCTGCTCGAAGAGCTCGGCTTCGGTCTCGATGTGTCGCGCTGCGCGGTGAGCGGGGAGACGTCGGACCTGACCCACGTGTCGCCGAAGACGGGGCGGGCGGTCGGGCGGGTGGTGGCCGAGCCCTATCTCGACCGGCTGTTGCCGCTGCCGCGCTTCCTCATTGATCGCGGCATGAACGCCGATCCCGATCTCGACGACATCCGCGCCGGCCTCGGCCTCACCGGCCACTTCCTCGATCGCCATCTGAACGAGCCGCGGGGCATCCTCATGCCGCGGGCGCGGGAGCATTTCCTCGCCGCGCTCGCGAAGGCGCTGCCGGTCGAGAGCAGCCGATAA
- the groES gene encoding co-chaperone GroES, protein MTFRPLHDRVVVRRIDAEEKTKGGIIIPDTAKEKPQEGEVVAVGPGARNEKGELVALDVKAGDRVLFGKWSGTEVKIDGQDLLIMKESDILGIVEGVSAAKQAA, encoded by the coding sequence ATGACGTTCCGGCCGCTGCATGACCGCGTCGTCGTCCGCCGCATCGACGCGGAGGAGAAGACGAAGGGTGGCATCATCATCCCCGACACCGCCAAGGAAAAGCCGCAGGAGGGCGAAGTCGTCGCCGTCGGCCCGGGCGCCCGCAACGAGAAGGGCGAGCTCGTCGCTCTCGACGTGAAGGCCGGCGACCGCGTCCTGTTCGGCAAATGGTCCGGCACCGAAGTGAAGATCGACGGCCAGGATCTCCTCATCATGAAGGAGAGCGACATCCTCGGCATCGTCGAGGGCGTGAGCGCCGCGAAGCAGGCCGCCTGA
- a CDS encoding Lrp/AsnC family transcriptional regulator, whose translation MRDELDSIDRRILAELQKDARLPMATLAAHVGLSVPACYRRVRALREAQIIVREVAVVAPKSLGWPLSMIVLVVLEREGARTNEDLMRKFEKEPEISAAWQVTGSYDFVLHVLARDMESYDAFALRVLSEDERIRMFHTHVVIRGKTRAPIVPV comes from the coding sequence ATGCGCGACGAGCTGGATTCCATTGACCGACGGATTCTCGCGGAGCTTCAGAAGGATGCGCGGCTTCCCATGGCGACGCTCGCGGCCCATGTGGGGCTTTCCGTGCCGGCCTGCTATCGTCGTGTCCGGGCGCTGCGCGAGGCGCAGATCATCGTGCGCGAAGTCGCCGTGGTGGCGCCCAAAAGTCTCGGCTGGCCCTTGTCGATGATCGTGCTCGTCGTCCTGGAGCGCGAGGGCGCCCGGACCAACGAAGACCTGATGCGTAAATTCGAAAAGGAGCCGGAGATCAGTGCCGCCTGGCAAGTGACCGGATCGTACGACTTCGTTCTCCACGTCCTGGCTCGGGACATGGAAAGCTACGACGCGTTCGCGCTTCGCGTTCTGTCGGAGGACGAACGGATCAGGATGTTTCACACCCACGTCGTCATCCGCGGCAAGACCCGCGCCCCGATCGTGCCCGTCTGA
- a CDS encoding EamA family transporter — translation MFSDTEEAISSPSLALPPMALVLGMVSITAGASFAQRLFPVVGAEGATALRLVIGALFLLGVARPWRMRFGHKRWAPVIAYGAMMGGMNLLFYMSLQTLPLGVAIAIEFIGPLGLATVSSRRALDLLWIALAATGLVLLVLMGASAARVDLVGSLFALAAGLCWAGYMVFGRMAGRDFGGSATSLGMTIAALIVLPIGFSHAGPHLFEPNVLVLALIVGLLSSALPYSLEMFALRHLSAKTFGILSSGEPAVGAVIGAILLGQALPLSQWVGIGLISCASIGTSLAAIRERKAAERSQSRAEAAPPFPPAL, via the coding sequence ATGTTCAGCGACACCGAAGAGGCCATTTCATCGCCGTCCCTGGCCCTGCCGCCCATGGCGCTGGTGCTCGGGATGGTGTCGATCACGGCGGGCGCGTCCTTTGCCCAGCGGCTGTTTCCGGTGGTCGGCGCCGAAGGGGCGACGGCCCTCCGCTTGGTGATCGGCGCGCTGTTTCTGCTCGGCGTCGCCCGTCCGTGGCGGATGCGCTTCGGTCACAAGCGATGGGCTCCGGTCATCGCCTACGGCGCGATGATGGGCGGGATGAACCTGCTCTTTTACATGTCGTTGCAGACCCTGCCGCTCGGTGTCGCGATCGCCATCGAGTTCATCGGTCCGCTCGGCCTCGCGACGGTGTCGTCCCGGCGCGCGCTCGATCTTCTCTGGATCGCTCTCGCCGCGACGGGTCTCGTCTTGCTGGTGCTCATGGGGGCGAGCGCCGCGCGTGTCGATCTCGTGGGCTCCCTGTTCGCGCTCGCGGCGGGATTATGCTGGGCCGGCTACATGGTCTTCGGCCGCATGGCGGGCCGGGACTTCGGCGGCAGCGCGACATCTCTCGGGATGACGATTGCTGCTCTCATCGTCTTGCCGATCGGCTTCTCGCACGCCGGACCTCACCTGTTCGAGCCGAACGTGCTGGTGCTCGCCCTGATCGTCGGCCTGCTCTCCAGTGCGCTGCCCTATTCGCTGGAGATGTTCGCCCTCCGGCACCTCTCGGCGAAGACCTTCGGCATCCTGAGCAGCGGCGAGCCGGCGGTCGGCGCCGTCATCGGCGCGATCCTGCTCGGGCAGGCGCTGCCCCTCAGCCAATGGGTCGGTATCGGGCTGATCTCCTGCGCCTCCATCGGCACGTCCCTTGCGGCGATCCGGGAGCGCAAGGCCGCGGAACGGTCCCAGAGCCGCGCGGAAGCGGCACCGCCCTTCCCGCCAGCCCTTTGA
- a CDS encoding phytanoyl-CoA dioxygenase family protein, whose translation MTPAATDSTAIEARVRQAIDDDLVEAFRRDGAVCVRGLFDADEIALCRAAIDENMAAPSERAIVASRPEDPGFFIEDFCNWQRIEGYRQFVFGAPAAAAAARLMGAATVRLYHDHLLVKEPNTRQKTPWHQDQPYYNVEGRLNCSMWMPVDPVPRTATLEFVAGSHLGPWLMPRTFMTNEARWFPEGSLADLPDIDANRDAFPILGWALEPGDAVFFHMLALHAAGGAGSGRRRVLSVRFLGDDMRHAPRPWKTSPNFPNLENELPAGAAMEHPLFPILWPRTLGD comes from the coding sequence ATGACGCCTGCGGCGACGGATTCAACCGCGATCGAGGCGCGCGTAAGGCAGGCGATCGACGACGACCTCGTCGAGGCCTTCCGGCGCGACGGCGCCGTGTGCGTGCGCGGGCTGTTCGACGCCGACGAGATTGCGCTCTGCCGCGCGGCCATCGACGAGAACATGGCGGCGCCGAGCGAACGGGCGATCGTCGCGAGCCGACCGGAGGATCCCGGCTTCTTCATCGAGGATTTCTGCAACTGGCAGCGGATCGAGGGCTACCGGCAGTTCGTGTTCGGCGCGCCGGCTGCCGCGGCGGCGGCCCGGCTGATGGGCGCGGCCACGGTGCGGCTCTATCACGACCATCTCCTGGTGAAGGAGCCCAACACCCGCCAGAAGACGCCGTGGCACCAGGACCAGCCCTATTACAACGTCGAGGGCCGGCTCAATTGCTCGATGTGGATGCCGGTCGATCCGGTGCCGCGGACGGCGACGCTCGAATTCGTCGCCGGCTCGCATCTCGGGCCCTGGCTGATGCCGCGAACCTTCATGACGAACGAGGCACGCTGGTTTCCGGAGGGCAGCCTCGCCGATCTGCCCGACATCGACGCCAACCGCGACGCCTTCCCGATCCTCGGCTGGGCGCTCGAGCCGGGGGACGCGGTGTTTTTCCACATGCTCGCCCTGCACGCCGCCGGCGGTGCGGGGAGCGGCCGGCGGCGGGTCCTGTCGGTGCGCTTTCTTGGCGACGACATGCGACACGCCCCGAGGCCGTGGAAAACCTCCCCCAATTTCCCGAACTTAGAGAACGAGTTACCGGCAGGTGCTGCGATGGAACATCCATTGTTCCCCATTTTGTGGCCGCGGACCCTTGGTGATTAA
- the gndA gene encoding NADP-dependent phosphogluconate dehydrogenase, translating to MGDLADIGVLGLATMGANLARNAARKDFNVAVYNRHPGRTEELIREHGSEGRFFPATDIGAFTRSIVRPRPIIIMVKAGKPVDEVIEELLPHLDEGDIIIDGGNSLFTDSSRRFHALKDKGIRFVGMGISGGEEGALEGPSMMPGGEREAYARIEPIVTRMAAQVDGTPCCTFIGPEGAGHYVKMVHNGIEYADMQLIAEAYDLMKSLYGLEAEAIADIFAEWNKGELESYLIEITAAVLRKRDGTGKPLVDSIVDEAEQKGTGRWTAQSALDLGVPLTSITEAVFARALSGSRALRLDAAKALPQPAIPVRAPTQADIDAIRDALYASKIVAYAQGFEQLSAASAQFGWDLHLGDLATIWRGGCIIRARFLNRIREAYSGLDPVPHLLLQDVFREAVVAAEPNWRAVVARAISEGIPVPAFASSIAYFDGFRRGRGPANLLQGLRDYFGAHTYARLDRPGRFHTRWGQDGSEIEV from the coding sequence TTGGGCGATTTGGCTGATATCGGCGTACTCGGTCTCGCGACCATGGGAGCGAACCTGGCGCGCAACGCCGCTCGCAAGGATTTCAACGTCGCGGTGTACAACCGTCATCCGGGCCGTACGGAGGAACTGATCCGTGAGCACGGCAGCGAGGGCCGCTTCTTCCCGGCGACGGACATCGGCGCGTTCACGCGTTCCATCGTTCGGCCGCGTCCGATCATCATCATGGTCAAGGCCGGCAAGCCGGTCGACGAGGTGATCGAGGAACTGCTGCCCCACCTCGACGAGGGTGACATCATCATCGACGGCGGCAACTCGCTCTTCACCGACTCGAGCCGCCGCTTCCATGCCCTGAAGGACAAGGGCATTCGCTTCGTCGGCATGGGAATCTCCGGCGGCGAGGAGGGTGCACTCGAAGGCCCGAGCATGATGCCCGGCGGCGAGCGCGAGGCCTATGCCCGCATCGAGCCGATCGTGACGCGCATGGCGGCGCAGGTGGACGGCACGCCCTGCTGCACCTTCATCGGGCCCGAGGGCGCCGGCCATTATGTGAAGATGGTGCACAACGGCATCGAATATGCCGACATGCAGCTCATCGCCGAAGCCTACGACCTGATGAAGTCGCTCTACGGTCTCGAGGCCGAGGCGATCGCCGACATCTTCGCCGAGTGGAACAAGGGCGAACTCGAATCCTACCTGATCGAGATCACCGCCGCGGTGCTGCGCAAGCGCGACGGCACCGGCAAGCCGCTGGTCGATTCGATCGTCGACGAGGCCGAGCAGAAGGGAACGGGACGCTGGACCGCCCAGTCCGCGCTCGATCTCGGCGTGCCGCTGACCTCGATCACCGAGGCGGTGTTCGCCCGCGCCCTGTCGGGTTCTCGCGCGCTGCGGCTCGATGCGGCGAAGGCTCTGCCGCAGCCGGCGATCCCCGTCCGCGCGCCGACCCAGGCCGACATCGACGCCATCCGCGACGCGCTCTACGCCTCGAAGATCGTCGCCTATGCCCAAGGCTTCGAGCAATTGTCGGCGGCCTCGGCCCAGTTCGGCTGGGATCTGCACCTCGGCGATCTCGCGACGATCTGGCGGGGCGGCTGCATCATTCGTGCCCGCTTCCTGAACCGCATCCGCGAGGCCTATAGCGGCCTCGACCCGGTGCCGCACCTGCTGCTTCAGGACGTGTTCCGCGAGGCCGTCGTGGCGGCCGAACCGAACTGGCGCGCCGTCGTCGCCCGGGCGATCTCGGAGGGCATTCCCGTCCCCGCCTTCGCCTCGTCGATCGCCTATTTCGACGGCTTCCGGCGCGGCCGCGGCCCGGCGAACCTGCTCCAGGGTCTGCGTGATTATTTCGGTGCCCACACCTATGCCCGGCTCGACAGGCCCGGCCGCTTCCACACCCGCTGGGGTCAGGACGGCAGCGAGATCGAGGTCTGA
- a CDS encoding ATP-binding protein, whose translation MKVGIELGTTTTGEAAKLDLEELLSTRLLVQGNSGSGKSHLLRRLLEQSAEWVQQAIIDPEGDFVSLAERYGHTVIDPDHSPSELARIADRIRHHRASVVLTLEGLDAEEQMHCAAAFLNGLFDADRSAWFPMLIAVDEAQLFAPAAAGDVSDAARKTSLGAMTNLMCRGRKRGLAGIIATQRLAKLAKNVAAEASNFLMGRTFLDIDMARAADLLGMERRQAEAFRDLNPGQFVALGPALSRRPIPIRIGTVETAGRTGRPSLMPLPETPREELADLIFAPSDEPLPTPAVARPRAERAAELSQLLAAPRPAPRPAPVAEPEPDPRSAEELQAALDEIYREVLSDPDIAFRPIPLVYQDFLFHCRLRKLGDFGQDLPSFRRRLALARAGIDESDGDEDWQGVIAVAESLPEEMQGVFLLIARAARDGAACPSDETIAQAYGSRSPSRGRWLLTYMTDRGHIRCETDFRGNRVVAIAGTSWRTQASQPRAAGKVVPPKPGAQLRAMRRAP comes from the coding sequence ATGAAAGTCGGCATCGAGCTTGGCACCACCACGACCGGCGAGGCGGCGAAGCTCGACCTCGAGGAGCTGCTCTCGACGCGGCTCCTGGTGCAGGGCAATTCCGGCTCCGGCAAATCGCACCTGTTGCGCCGCCTGCTCGAACAGAGCGCGGAATGGGTGCAGCAAGCGATCATCGATCCGGAGGGTGACTTCGTCAGCCTCGCCGAGCGCTACGGCCACACCGTGATCGACCCCGATCACAGCCCGAGCGAACTCGCCCGCATCGCCGACCGTATCCGCCACCACCGCGCCTCGGTCGTCCTCACCCTCGAAGGCCTCGACGCGGAGGAGCAGATGCACTGCGCCGCCGCCTTCCTCAACGGCCTGTTCGACGCCGACCGCAGCGCCTGGTTTCCGATGCTGATCGCGGTCGACGAGGCGCAGCTTTTCGCCCCCGCCGCCGCCGGCGACGTGTCGGACGCCGCCCGCAAGACCTCGCTCGGGGCGATGACCAACCTGATGTGCCGCGGCCGCAAGCGCGGCCTCGCCGGCATCATCGCCACCCAGCGCCTCGCCAAGCTCGCCAAGAACGTCGCGGCGGAAGCCTCGAACTTCCTGATGGGCCGCACCTTTCTCGATATCGACATGGCCCGCGCCGCCGACCTGCTCGGCATGGAGCGGCGACAGGCGGAAGCCTTCCGCGACCTCAATCCCGGCCAGTTCGTCGCCCTCGGGCCGGCGTTGTCGCGGCGGCCGATCCCGATCCGCATCGGCACGGTCGAGACCGCCGGCCGCACCGGCCGCCCGTCGCTGATGCCGTTGCCGGAGACGCCGAGGGAAGAGCTCGCCGATCTCATCTTCGCGCCGAGCGACGAACCGCTGCCGACGCCCGCCGTGGCGCGCCCGCGGGCCGAGCGCGCGGCGGAGCTGTCGCAGCTTCTCGCCGCGCCCCGCCCGGCGCCGCGGCCCGCCCCGGTGGCCGAGCCGGAGCCCGACCCGCGCTCGGCGGAAGAGCTCCAGGCCGCACTCGACGAGATCTACCGCGAGGTTTTGTCGGACCCCGACATCGCGTTCCGCCCCATTCCGCTCGTCTACCAGGACTTCCTGTTCCATTGCCGGCTGCGCAAGCTCGGCGACTTCGGGCAGGATCTGCCGAGCTTCCGTCGCCGCCTCGCCCTCGCCCGGGCCGGCATCGACGAGAGCGACGGGGACGAGGACTGGCAGGGGGTGATCGCCGTCGCCGAGAGCCTGCCCGAGGAGATGCAGGGCGTCTTCCTGCTGATCGCCCGCGCGGCCCGCGACGGCGCAGCCTGCCCATCCGACGAGACGATCGCCCAGGCCTACGGCAGCCGGTCGCCGTCACGCGGACGCTGGCTCCTGACCTACATGACCGACCGCGGCCACATCCGCTGCGAGACGGATTTCCGCGGCAACCGGGTGGTGGCGATCGCCGGCACATCTTGGCGCACCCAGGCATCGCAGCCGCGTGCGGCGGGCAAAGTGGTGCCGCCGAAGCCCGGCGCGCAATTGCGCGCCATGCGCCGGGCGCCCTGA